A genomic region of Balaenoptera acutorostrata chromosome 4, mBalAcu1.1, whole genome shotgun sequence contains the following coding sequences:
- the LOC102999219 gene encoding NADH dehydrogenase [ubiquinone] flavoprotein 2, mitochondrial-like — MFLSAVLWARAAGFAAQWGRHIRNLHKTAVQNGAGGALFVHRYTPENNPATPFDFTPENYKRIEAIVKNYPEGHKAAAVLPGLDLAQRQNGWLPISAMNKVAEVLQVPPLRVYEVATFYTLYDQKPVGKYVQVCTTTPCVLCNSNSILEAIQKKLGIKVGETTPDKLFTLTEVQCSGACVNTPMVQINDNYFEDLTPKDIEKIIDELKAGKIPKPGPRSGRFLCEPAGGLTSLTEPPKGLGFGVQVGL, encoded by the coding sequence ATGTTCCTCTCCGCGGTGCTCTGGGCCCGCGCGGCTGGCTTCGCTGCCCAGTGGGGAAGACATATAAGGAATTTGCATAAGACAGCTGTGcagaacggagctggaggagccTTATTTGTGCACAGATATACTCCTGAGAATAACCCAGCTACTCCATTTGATTTCACACCGGAAAACTATAAGAGGATAGAGGCCATTGTAAAAAACTACCCAGAAGGGCATAAAGCAGCAGCTGTGCTTCCAGGCCTGGATTTAGCCCAAAGACAGAATGGATGGCTGCCCATCTCTGCTATGAACAAGGTTGCAGAAGTTTTACAAGTACCTCCATTGAGAGTATATGAAGTAGCAACTTTTTATACATTGTATGACCAAAAGCCAGTTGGAAAATATGTTCAAGTCTGCACTACTACGCCTTGCGTGCTTTGTAACTCCAACAGCATACTGGAGGCCATTCAGAAGAAGCTTGGAATAAAGGTTGGAGAGACTACACCAGACAAACTTTTCACTCTTACAGAAGTGCAATGTTCAGGGGCCTGTGTAAACACACCAATGGTTCAAATAAATGACAACTACTTTGAGGATCTGACACCTAAGGATATTGAAAAAATTATTGATGAACTCAAGGCTGGCAAAATCCCAAAACCTGGGCCAAGGAGTGGACGCTTCTTGTGTGAGCCAGCTGGAGGTCTTACCTCTTTGACTGAACCACCTAAAGGACTTGGCTTTGGTGTGCAAGTAGGCCTTTAA